From the genome of Thermosynechococcus sp. NK55a:
GGGCTTGGGCCTGTTGGGGATGGGCACGAATGACCTGATCGAGAATTTGCACCGCTGTCGCCCAGTCTTGGTTGGCGATCGCCCGATAAAAACTTTCTGGCAGTACAACCGCAGGCCCTCCCCTGGCTGGGGTAATCAGGAACACCATGCCCGCCAGCGTCGCTAGTACCCAATATCCATGTTCTTGGGCCATGATTTTCCTCGTACCCTAGGATCAATAAGTTCAATAGTAGCGAGATAACCGCTGACTATTCCAAAGTGCCAATGAGCACGCAACCTTCGCCGCCACTGAGTCCTGAAGATTATTGATAATGGGAAACCCAAAATGGGGCTAAGCACGACTACAGCAACGGCCAAGTGTATGCAATGGCAAGAGCTACTGATGCCCACCTCACCCCGGCCTTGAATTTGGCCACCCTTCTACACCCCCCTGTGCGGCAACGGGGTTCTCGTCTTTACATTTCAGATATGAAAGTGCGCCTAGAAGAGCGCAACTGCTTTTACTATCCAGATATCCAGATTCAGATCTACTTGTGACCTGTGATCCACGGGATCGGCAAACACTGCTCTATAAATCCTTCCCTTGCTTGGTGATTGAGCTGCTCTCTCCCTCAACAGAGGCCTTTGATCGCGGCGATAAGTTCATTGACTATCAAAGCCTTGAGAGCCTTGAGGAATATGTACTGGTTCATAGCCGCCAACAGCAATGGGAAAGCTTTCGTCCCAGTGCCTCGGGGTTGTGGGTTTGGCAGGCCTACTCCCCTCCAGAAGATGCGGTTGAACTCAAGAGCATTGGCTGGCAAGGCCACCTATCTGCGATTGATGAAGAGGTTACCCTAGAGCCCTAATCTCAATCAAAAGTTTGTGTGAATCGCCTCCATCGGACAGGCGGCAACACATTGCTCACAGACAATGCAACGGGAGCGGGTAAATTGGAGTTGAAACGTTTCTGGATGGAGCGTCAGCGCCTGAGTGGGGCATACCCCTGTACAGAGCCCACAGTGGACACAGGCCTGCTCATCAATCACAATTTCACGACTGGCAAGGGACACCTCAATATTCTGCTGCCGCAACCATTCGAGGGCGGCCTCCATTTGGTCAATGTCTCCAGCCAATTCTAGAACCAGTTTGCCCACTTGGTTAGGTGCCACTTGGGCACGGATGATATTGGCGGCGATATTAAAGTCCTTGGCTAAGCGATAGGTGACGGGCATTTGAATCGTCCGCCGGGGAAATGTCAATGTCACTCGCTTTTTCACTGCTTGAAGATTTGGATCGTAGCACAGCTCTTTTGATCAGTATGGCACACTCCCGACACTGCGAAAGTTATAGCTATTCCAATAAAGAATGAGAAATTGGGCGGCACAATAATTGCAACTCACCTCATCTTTGCCACCTTACTTGACATAGGAGACAACCTGATCTCCTAAATTCAGTCTATAGCTCCTGTTCTTTAAGGATATTGAGGACGCTTCAAGGGTAATCTATCTCTCTTTGCAATATCTCACTCTCTTTCGAAATAGCCATAATGCACAGCCTTTTTCATAGGAATTGAAAAATGAAAAAAATATTAAATTTTATTTACTAGTCTATAAACGCAAAAGTGATATCCACAGTAAAATTATTACCCTGCTAGATAGGAACTAGATAGATTATTATTTGTCAGAATTTAATAAATTATTAAAATAGGAGATTGCAGATAAAAATGAATCTCAAATAAAATTAGAGGACTCATCTGTTGCCAATGAAATGGCTCTTTTATAAATGCTTGCTAGCTTAATAGCCATTTGTTTTAACTTATACTTTTCTTCGATCCTTTCAGTGCCGTTGAGTTGTCAGCGCACTGGCAGTGAAAATATGACTCCTACTGTCTAGTGCTTAGTTAAAGCATATTGATTTTGGGGATTGTGTAAACGGAATCAAAGGAAGACTAGGATTGGGAATGGCTGTTGATAATCTCGCCGAAGCGTTCAATCCGCAAGGGAGTGTTATGAAAGTCGGCTTGGATTAAACGGCGAATCAGTTGCACACTGGCAAAGTTTTGATCAATATGGGGAATCCCTTTGGCATCTAGGCGTACAGGAATGACTTTTCCTTGAATAAAGCGACCAGAACTGTCGAGTTCAATATCGAGAATCAGCGACTTGCCAAGGGGGCCGTGACTGCTTAGAGTCTGATAGCCGACAAAGTTCCCCAAGGAATAGGCAATGAGGCGGCCTTTGTATAATTCAAGGGCACGGGGAACATGGGGGCCGTGACCCAAAATTAAATCGGCACCATTGTCAATCATGGTGCGGGCAAACTGAACTACATTGCCCCGGTCTTCCCCATAGAAGTACTCAGTGCGATCGCGGGTATAAATTTGATCGCTACCTTCGGCGCCGCCGTGGAAACTGACAACCACAATATCAGCGTTTTTCTTAGCCTCCCGCACAAGGGCGGCACTGGCCTTGAGGTCTTGGATGCGATTTTGGCCGTAGTAGGTGCCAAAGCCAATAAATGCGGTTTTCAGGCCATTGGCTTCGAGGTAGGTAATTTGATTGAGATCACCAATGGCGGTCATGCCAGCGGCGTTGATGTGGCGAATCGTATCGCGAAATCCCTGTTCGTTGAAGTCGTAGCTGTGGTTGTTGGCGATGTTGAGGACGTCAAAACCAGCTTGGCGTAACACCTGTGCATAACTGGCCGGTGAGCGAAAGACAAAACTGCGACCCCCCTGGGTGTTTTTGTAGGGATGGGGATGATCGGTAAGGGTACTTTCATAATTGCCAAAGAGGAAATCTGCCCCCTGAAGATAGGGTTTTACTTGGGCAAAGAGCTTTTGGGGATCCGCAGGCAAGCGGTTACTGGGAAAATTGGTGCCAAGGACAATATCGCCAACCGCCTTAATCCGCAAGCGGCGATCGCTAGGGGCGAGTGGGGGGGACACAAGGGGAACATCGGGTTCAGGGGGTGTAATGGCTGGACTGGGTTCTGCACTGGGCGGGGCATCGACACTGAGTTGATTTTGCAACGTCAGGGCAATGGCACTGGTGCTGGCGATCGCCAGCACACTGAGGGCAAAGGCACTCACCGCCTGATGAGACCATGGCGTGGTAGGTATAGCTGCATTTGAGCTGGAACTTGCTTGAGGAGGCGGTGCCGCTGGTAAGGTCTCCCGTAAGTCAACGGTCTGTGTCCATTCTGGCCATTCTTCGCCAAGTAGCCGAGCATGGAGACGCACCCGCAGAACGCCTTGGGGCGCCAATTGCCTGAGACCTCGGCAAACAAACTGAACACAGACTTGTGGGGGGAGCGATCGCGCTGCTTCAAACATAATTTGTAAACAGTCGCCCCGCCGCCGCACGAGGGCGCGCACCCCCTTGGCTTGGAGTGCGCGGTTCATCAAATGGGCAATCGCCTCTGCTTCACCCTGACGTGCCTGCTGCCAAATCAAATCAAGGGAAGCGGTCATGATCAAGGAACCTTCCAGCGATCGCGAGCAAACCTGTGGCTATTCTATGGAAAGTCACTCGTCTTGAAAGTTAGGCTCAGGCCAATTTGACAAACGTCACGCAGAGCCCTCTTGGGCATGCAAGGCTCGCAACAGATCATGGCGGCTAATGATGCCCACTAACTCCCCCTGATCGTTCAAAACCGGTAGGCGACTAATGTGGTGATTGACCATGAGGCGAGCTGCTTCGGAAATGGGTGCATCCACGTTAATTGTGTGGGGGTTGGGGGTCATGACGTCCTGCACCTGTTGGCCGAGGGTTTTCTTAAGGTGTTGGTGAAAAGACTCTGGAGACTCAAAGTAGATGATGCTCCCTAGGAACGTAATGTATAACGGCGGCTCTAGGGGTGCTTCGCGCACGATCAAGTCCGCCTCACAGACCAGTCCCACCAATTTGCCCCTATCATCCACGACGGGGAGGCCGCGCACTTGTTTTTCTTCCATGAGACGAACTGCTTCTGAAATCGGGGCAGCGGCACGAATGGTAAAGGGGTTGGGGGTCATGTAATCACGGACAAGAGCGCTCATAGTTAATCTAGGGAATGAGAGGACAGTTCGAGGGGATGGTAGTCGCCACGCATGGCTAGATCGGGGCGGAGGCTTTGGGCATGGCGTAGGTAGGCGTGGTAAATCGGTTGATCTGGGTTGGGGGTGTTGAAGTAAATCAAGCAGCGGATACAGCGGGGTAGGTCTCCCTCTACGTGCATTTGCTGGACATCGAGGAGGGGAATGTTCCGCCAATGGGGGCATTCACGGGCGATCGCCGCCGGAAAAATCTGATCGAGGTCACGGGTGACAGAAAAGGTGACACTAATTACTTCCGATAAATCAAGGGCATTGCGCCGCTCAATCTCGCTGAGGAGTTCCAAAACCGCCTCACGGATTGCGGGAATTGAATTTTCAGTGGCGGTAGTTGCTCCACGAATTGCTCGGACGCGCCAGCCCACAGTATGCTCCTCCATCAAGACAAAGAGCCTGAGTTTGCAAGCTATGTCGTGCTTATGTCGACCTTTGAGGTAAAATTTCAAGAGGCAAGAGAGCCTTTGGAAGAGAGGGAGCTTATGTGGGTTGAAGCTGATGAAGAGGTTTTTAAAAGATGAGGATTTAAGAAGATGTTATGCCCAAAAAGCGGTAGAAAGGCTAAGGAGTTTAAAATTGAAAAAATTGTAGAGTAGTGGAAGGATGTTTTGAGTTTGAGTTTATAGAATGATTTTAGGAGGTTTGAAATGGAGAAGCCAAGAGGTTATAACGAGAGAATTTTTAGTGGATATTTAAGAAGTTATTTTCATACACGAAGATATATATGGCTTAAAAGCAATTTGCTTAATTTATTAGGAAAAGATAAGATTAGTAGTCTAGCTATTCTGGAAATTGGCTGTGGTGATCTAAGAACACTTGAATTTACAAAGATAAATCCAAAAATTTATGTAGGAATAGATAGCAACTGGGAAAATTTATTAGATCAAGCTAAGAGTAAATATAGAGGCTTAAATAACATTATTTTAATTGAAGCAAAAAATCCATCAAAGATTACTCAAGAGTTTAATTTGTTTAATAATGATTTCTTTTTTGATGTCTGCATATCTTTAGAAACCTTTGAACACTTACCAAAACCTATTCTTGAAGAATATGTTGAATTTATTTCTAAATATCTCAATGGTCTAATATTTATTACAGTTCCTATAGAGTTTGGTCCTATCTTTTTGATCAAACACTTCGTAAAACGATTTAAATATAAAGATGATTCAGAAACTTTCAAATATAAGTTATCCGAAATTTTCTTTGCGTCGATTGGTATAACTAAAAAAGTAAAAAGGATAGAAGGAGGGCATAAAGGTTTTGATTATAGAGTTTTACTTGAATATTTATCATCTAAATTTGAATTAATAAAGGTGGAAGGTATACCATTTAATTATTTACCAGCTTTTATGAACTTTCAAGTTGGTATGATATTTAAAACAAAGCATTAAGTAAGCTTAAAATGTGCCGGATAGCGGGATTTTGGGACTCTAATTATAGGGGTAATCTTGCCCATGGTGGACCCGACGATGGAGGTATTTTTTTAGAACCTTCTTATGGGCTTGCCCTTACTGACAGAAGGCTTTCCATCCTTGACCTTTCTTCCGCAGGACACCAGCCAATGGAATTTAAAAATCTTGTGATCACTTACAATGGAGAAGTTTATAGCTTTAGAGAAATAAGGCAAGAGCTTGAAAAAGAAGGCTATAAATTCTCCAGCTCAGATACCGAAGTAATACTTAAAGCTTTTCATAGATGGGGGTTTTGAGGCGGTGCATCGCTTTAGGGGTATGTTTGCCTTTGCCCTTTGGGATAAAAAAGAGAAAAAACTTATACTCTGTAGAGACAGGATTGGGGTAAAACCTCTTTACTATTACACTAAAGATGAACTTTTTATGACTGCTTCTGAGCTCAAAGCCTTTCATAAACACCCTAAGTTTAAAAAAGAGCTCAGTCCTTTAGCCCTTTCTTTGTTTCTTTGTTTCTTCAATATGGCTATATCACTGCCCCATACAGCATATTTGAAGACACCTATAAGCTTGAGCTCGGGCACTTCTTGATAGTTGATGATAAGGGTAAGCTTTTAAAGTTTGCCTATTGGAAAGTGGAGGACTATCAAGGGAAGCGGTCATGATCAAGGAACCTTCCAGCGATCGCGAGCAAACCTGTGGCTATTCTATGGAAAGTCACTCGTCTTGAAAGTTAGGCTCAGGCCAATTTGACAAACGTCACGCAGAGCCCTCTTGGGCATGCAAGGCTCGCAACAGATCATGGCGGCTAATGATGCCCACTAACTCCCCCTGATCGTTCAAAACCGGTAGGCGACTAATGTGGTGATTGACCATGAGGCGAGCTGCTTCGGAAATGGGTGCATCCACGTTAATTGTGTGGGGGTTGGGGGTCATGACGTCCTGCACCTGTTGGCCGAGGGTTTTCTTAAGGTGTTGGTGAAAAGACTCTGGAGACTCAAAGTAGATGATGCTCCCTAGGAACGTAATGTATAACGGCGGCTCTAGGGGTGCTTCGCGCACGATCAAGTCCGCCTCACAGACCAGTCCCACCAATTTGCCCCTATCATCCACGACGGGGAGGCCGCGCACTTGTTTTTCTTCCATGAGACGAACTGCTTCTGAAATCGGGGCAGCGGCACGAATGGTAAAGGGGTTGGGGGTCATGTAATCACGGACAAGAGCGCTCATAGTTAATCTAGGGAATGAGAGGACAGTTCGAGGGGATGGTAGTCGCCACGCATGGCTAGATCGGGGCGGAGGCTTTGGGCATGGCGTAGGTAGGCATGGTAAATCGGTTGATCTGGGTTGGGGGTGTTGAAGTAAATCAAGCAGCGGATACAGCGGGGTAGGTCTCCCTCTACGTGCATTTGCTGGACATCGAGGAGGGGAATGTTCCGCCAATGGGGGCATTCACGGGCGATCGCCGCCGGAAAAATCTGATCGAGGTCACGGGTGACAGAAAAGGTGACACTAATTACTTCCGATAAATCAAGGGCATTGCGCCGCTCAATCTCGCTGAGGAGTTCCAAAACCGCCTCACGGATTGCGGGAATTGAATTTTCAGTGGCGGTAGTTGCTCCACGAATTGCTCGGACGCGCCAGCCCACGGTGTGCTCCTCCATCAAGACATCCGCAAGGGTACTGTATCCAGCTTAGGGGCGATAGAGCCACAGGGGAAGCCCATTGGTGGTCATTTCAAATTCCAGCCAATCCAGACCCGCTTGCCACGGGAAAGGGAGGCGCTCCTGCTGACGGGGAAACAGCCGAGCCAAGGGAGACTTCGGTTCTTCGATGGTTTGCACCTTGGTTTTGTCGGGGTCAAGGCCGGCCAGTTCTGCCAGCCAGCGGCGGGCATCCTCCTCAGTACCCAAGCGATCTACCAGTCCCAAGGCAAGGGCCTGCTCACCCGTAAAGACACGGCCATCGGCAAAACTGCGCACCGTTTCCACATCGAGGTTGCGGCCTTCGGCCACGGTTTGGACAAATTGGTGATAGCTGGTGTCAATCAGGTCTTGCAGAATACGGATTTCCTCCTCCGTGAGGTCGCGATCAAAAGCCAGAATGTCCTTGTAGGGACCGGACTTGATCACCTTGAAGGAGACCCCCACCTTATCGAGGAGCCGTTGCAAATTGTTGCCCCGCAGGATGACGCCAATACTACCCGTAATGGTGCCGGGGTTGGCCATGATGTGCTGTGCCCCCATGCCGATATAGACTCCGCCGGAGGCCGAGATATTGCCAAAACTGGCCACGATTTTCATTTTCGACTGCAAGCGCTTGAGGGCAGCATAGATTTCTTGGGAGTCGCCTACGGTACCGCCGGGACTGTCAATGCGCACGAGCAGCGCTGGGTAGCCCCGTTCTTCAATGGTTTTCAGGGCTTTGAGGACACGCCGGCGAGTACCTCCAGCGATCGCCCCCGTAATCTCGAGGCGGGCAATTTGACGACGGTAACCACGGGATAAGGGCCAAGGCATAGGCAACAAGTAGCTCAGCAAATCGTGACAATTCACTCGAATTTCTAATCTAGCAAGGTTCTAGGAGGGGGAGGGCGGTGCCTGCTTGACCATTGCTGCTGAGAGTCCCTCTGTGCCGTTGCCGATATACCACAGAGCTGCTGCGGCTTCAGCATGGGTAACGGGTTTCTGGGGCTGCAGCAAGAGGGTTTCTCCCCAAACGCGGCGAATGTTCGAGAGATCCCCCGCGAGGTAGTCAGCAGCCACGGCATTGATGGCAGTGGGAGCAATCCGTTGACTGTCCTTGAAGCCCCATGTTTGCTGAATGCGATCAATCGTGCTGGGACTCAGCCGCCCCTGTTGATCGAGGGGAACTTTCCACTGCAATAGTGTTTCGCGGGTGAGGGGAGCTTCAGGGCGAAAGAGAGCACTGGTATCGCCAGTGAGGGAACTGGGCAAAAATCCTGCCATTGCCAGTCCTTGAATATAGGGAAAATCGGGATGATCAGGGGGAACATCTTGGAAAAGGGGTGTGTCATTGCGGCTGCCGAGGCGGATTTGCCGTGCGGGGCGATCAGCATAAAAGCGGTTGTAGGTAGTGACTAACCAGCGCACAAACTGGCCACGACGGATGGGGATATTGGGTTGCAGGCGATCGCCGGTCGTGGGAAGCACCCCCAGTTCGGCTAAATCGCGAATGGCGGGTTGGAGGGGAGCGGGGGCCTGGTCGAGATCGGTAAAGACTTGGGGGGCGTTGGGGTTGGGTTGGGGAGCCCCTGTGGCCGTGGGGCGCTTGACGGGTGTGTAAGCCACGGTGAACATTATCAGGTTATTTTCTGGCAGCGTGTTGATAGCGACATTCACTTCCAGTTCAGAATTGCGCCCCTTGAGGGTGATGGTATTATCAGTCACCTGTTGCTCCACCAGTTGCCAGCCCGATTGTTGAAATTGCTGACTATAGAATTGCTGGATGGCGATCGCCGGCGCTGCTACTTGCCAGCGGGTTACTGTAGTTTGGGGAGCTTCCGGCTGCGGTTGAGTGCTTAGGAGGGTGGCATTGGGAAACCGTAAATTTTCTGGCAGTGTTGCTGGGGCTGGCGCAGAGGGTATTGCTGTCGGGGATTGGCTTGCCCATTGGTCAGCATTGGGATCCGCAGCAAACCAATTTTGTAGCCCACTGCCCTCACAACTACTCAGAAGCAGGGCACTGAAGAATAAAATCCATCCCAATTGGCGCGATCGCTTCAACGTTCCTCGACCCTCAGCTAGATACTGTTTCACTCAGCACTGATTTCAGCCGCCATAGGAGGAAAGTCTGCCCCAACTCCAAAGGCAGCGGCGTCACCCCCTCAATACAGGACTGTACCCAGCCATCGCCCCAAGACCACTCCTGCCAGCCCTCAATGGCCTGGCGCAACACCAGTACAAGTCGCTCTGCTGTGAGTAGTTCCACGCGATGTTCCAGTTTTAACCACAGGAATTCACTGGTGAAGGTATCCCCCACTTGCAGGCGATCGCCTGTCCTCTGGAGCTGTAGAGGCCACAACCACTGCCGCAGCTTGGCCGGCTGCGTCAAATGCTCCCGCAGTTGGTCTGTCGTGGCCGGCACCTCAATACGCAAATAACTTGACTGAAATGTTCCCAGCATAGTGTTCCCTAGGAGCATAGGTAGGTGTAGCTGCGCAGACTCCGCTCATAGTTTTCTAGCAAGTGCTGCGCCTCGGCCAAGGTAATTTGTTCTTCCGCCAGCGCCGCCTCCGTGCGACAGCGAATTTTTTCCAGCAGAACATCCCCTTGGTACTGCACATAGCCGAGGACTTCTTGCATTGTATCGCCCCGCACCAAATGCTCAATTTCGTAGCCTTTGGGGGTTAGACGGATATGAACAGCATTCGTATCCCCAAAGAGATTGTGGAGATTGCCCATGATCTCTTGGTAGGCACCGTTGAGAAAAAGGCCAAGGTAGTAGGGTTCGCCCGGACGAAAGGGATGCAGTTCTAAGACTGATTTCACATCCCGCAGGTCAATGAACTGGTCAATTTTGCCGTCGCTGTCGCAGGTGAGATCCGCAAGAATGCCTCGTTCCGTGGGTTCTTCATCAAGGCGGTGGATCGGCATAATCGGAAACAGTTGATCGATCGCCCAGCTATCGGGCACCGACTGAAACACCGATAGATTGATGTAGTAAATCGAAGCCATGATTTTCTCAAGGTCTTCGAGATCGTCGGGCACATATTCCTGCTGGCGAGCAATGCCGAGGATCTTGGCACAACAGGCCCAAAAGAGACTTTCTGCCCGTGCCCGCTCCGGCAAACTCAAATAGCCAAAGTTAAAGAGACTGATGGCTTCCCCCTTAAATTGCAGGGCGTCGTTGTAGGCCTCTTGGTAGTTGTTCTCATCAATTGTTTGGTACGTGTCGTACAGGTTGCGGATGATGAGGTGCTCCTCGTCAGTGGCAGGCTCGGGGGTCATTTTGGGCACTTCACTGACCCCCAAGACATTGAAAATTAACACCGATTGATGGGAGGCGATGGCACGACCACTCTCACTAATGAGGATCGGATCGGGGATGCCCCGCTGCCGACAGGCATCCTTAATGCCAGCCACGACGTCACTGGCATAGTTTTGCATACTGTAGTTTTTTGAGGCATGGAAATTGGTTTTGGAGCCGTCGTAGTCCACCCCCAAGCCACCACCTACATCGAGGTACTGCATATTGGCGCCAAGGCGGACCAGTTCACCGTAAATCTGCCCCGCCTCGCGAATCGCATCCTTGATGACGCTAATGGCAGAGATTTGCGAGCCAATGTGAAAGTGCAATAGTTGCAGAGAATTGAGCATCCTCGCTTCTCGCAGTTGCTCGACTGCCGCTAAAATCTCTGGCACCGTCAGACCAAACTTGGCGCGATCGCCCGCGGAGGTGCCCCAGCGCCCCACCCCTTGGGTACTGAGTTTTGCCCGCACACCCACAATCGGCTCAATGCCCAAGGCCTGACTAACAGCAATCACTTCCGCCACTTCTTCAGGCTGCTCAAGGACAATGATGGGGGTGTGGCCAAGGCGACGGGCCAGAATAGCCGTTTCAATGTAGCTGCGATCCTTATAGCCATTGCAGATCAGCAGTGCCCCTGGTGTATTCAGCATCGCCAAGGCAATCAGGAGTTCCGGTTTTGATCCCGCCTCTAGGCCAAACTGATGGGACTGACCAAAGCGCACGAGGGCTTCGATGATGTGGCGCTGTTGATTGCACTTGATGGGAAAGACCCCCTTGTAGGCTCCCTGATAGCCATAGCGGGCAATGGCTCGGGCAAAGCAGGCATTCAGTCGCTCAATGCGATCCTCAAGAATATCGGAAAACCGCAGCAGCAGGGGGAGGCTAATGTTGCGCTGTTGGAGCGCCTGTACCAGTTCATAGAGATCCAACGACCCACCGCGATCGCCCTTGGGAGAGACAGTGACATGACCCGCAGCATTAATACCAAAGTAGGGTTCACCCCACCCCTGAATACGGTAGAGCTGCTCGCTATCCTCAATTGTCCAATTGCTGGTTTTCGTAACGGTCAATGCCATCGTGGGTGACACAGCAGCCATAGTGCGCTCCCAAACAAAACCGTGCTGATCCTAACTTGTTTTTGCCAGTGGCACCAATGCAATTACCAATGCAATTATGGTCGGCTTTTCGGAAGCGTTCGGCTGGCATGGTAGCATTAGGGATCGCTTCCCCTACCGTTAAGCGCCATGGCCTTTACGAAGATTTTGATTGCCAATCGTGGCGAAATTGCCCTACGGATTCTGCGTACCTGCGAGGAACTGGGCATTGCAACGGTTGCTGTCTATTCCACGGTGGACCGCCATGCGCTGCACGTGCAATTGGCCGATGAGGCGGTGTGCATTGGCGAAGCCCCCAGTAGCCGCAGCTATCTCAATATTCCTAACATTATTGCTGCTGCCCTCACCCGCCATGTCTCAGCGATTCACCCCGGCTATGGCTTTTTGGCGGAAAATGCCCGCTTTGCTGAGATCTGCGCCGATCACAAAATTACATTTATTGGTCCGAGTCCCGCTGCCATGCGTGCCATGGGGGATAAATCCACCGCCAAAGCAACAATGCAACGGGTGGGGGTGCCGACGATTCCCGGCAGTGAGGGACTGGTGCAGGATGAGGAAACGGCGCGGGCGATCGCCCGTAAAATTGGCTATCCCCTGATGATCAAAGCCACGGCTGGCGGAGGGGGTCGCGGGATGCGCTTGGTGCGTTCTGAGGAGGAGCTGGGGCGCTCGTTAAGTGCCGCCCAGGGAGAAGCGGAAGCTGCCTTTGGCAATGCCGGCGTCTATCTGGAGCGATTTATTGAAAATCCCCGCCACATTGAATTCCAAATTCTCGCGGATAGCTATGGCAATGTCATTCACCTAGGGGAGCGCGATTGCTCTGTACAACGGCGTCACCAAAAGCTCCTTGAGGAGGCCCCTAGCCCTGCCCTCACCCCAGAACTGCGCGCCAAGATGGGGGAAGCCGCTGTCACCGCTGCCAAGGCTATTAACTACGTCGGTGCTGGCACAATTGAATTTCTCCTTGACGGCCAAAACAACTTTTACTTTATGGAGATGAATACCCGCATTCAGGTGGAGCACACCGTCACAGAAATGATTACGGGTCTCGATCTGATTGCGGAGCAAATTCGCATTGCCCAGGGGGAACCCCTCAGCTTGACCCAAGAGCAGGTTCAGTTGCAGGGACACGCCATTGAGTGCCGCATCAATGCCGAAGATCCAGAGCGTAATTTCCGTCCCCATCCGGGTCGCATTAGTGGCTATTTGCCCCCTGGAGGGCCGGGGGTACGCATGGATTCCCATGTCTATACTGACTATGAAATCCCCCCCTACTATGATTCCCTCATTGGGAAGTTAGTTGTGTGGGGGAGCGATCGCCCCGCTGCCATTGCCCGCATGAAGCGTGCCCTCCGG
Proteins encoded in this window:
- the accC gene encoding acetyl-CoA carboxylase biotin carboxylase subunit; amino-acid sequence: MAFTKILIANRGEIALRILRTCEELGIATVAVYSTVDRHALHVQLADEAVCIGEAPSSRSYLNIPNIIAAALTRHVSAIHPGYGFLAENARFAEICADHKITFIGPSPAAMRAMGDKSTAKATMQRVGVPTIPGSEGLVQDEETARAIARKIGYPLMIKATAGGGGRGMRLVRSEEELGRSLSAAQGEAEAAFGNAGVYLERFIENPRHIEFQILADSYGNVIHLGERDCSVQRRHQKLLEEAPSPALTPELRAKMGEAAVTAAKAINYVGAGTIEFLLDGQNNFYFMEMNTRIQVEHTVTEMITGLDLIAEQIRIAQGEPLSLTQEQVQLQGHAIECRINAEDPERNFRPHPGRISGYLPPGGPGVRMDSHVYTDYEIPPYYDSLIGKLVVWGSDRPAAIARMKRALRECAIMGVPTTIPFHQQVMDTPEFRSGIVYTNFVDKLMTTLGWNV